One part of the Oncorhynchus kisutch isolate 150728-3 linkage group LG22, Okis_V2, whole genome shotgun sequence genome encodes these proteins:
- the LOC109867832 gene encoding homeobox protein DBX1-B → MMFPSALAAPDMYPRLLRPPTAHSLPQSLHSAFAAHSSFLVEDLLRISRPVSYLHRTIPLTSVSPPGSGATTLTCSHHTDQAVITTSAQTRTGSPQNPLSINNDPNYLKFGVNAILAPETRNASCTPSMHHAMHGKTFPLPYFDGSFHPFLRASYFPASSSVVPIPGTFSWPLAARGKPRRGMLRRAVFSDVQRKALEKMFQKQKYISKPDRKKLAAKLGLKDSQVKIWFQNRRMKWRNSKERELLSSGGCREQTLPTKMNPHPDLSDVGKKSCEEEVDAFRRDSPRSAFCRSPSERELLNSVESHLSSPCNSSKHSDFSESEDEEITVS, encoded by the exons ATGATGTTCCCTAGTGCACTTGCGGCTCCCGATATGTACCCCAGACTACTTCGACCGCCGACGGCTCACTCTCTGCCCCAGTCCTTGCATTCAGCGTTCGCCGCCCACTCAAGCTTTTTGGTTGAGGACCTGTTGCGGATCAGCCGGCCAGTGAGCTACTTGCACCGGACGATTCCGTTAACCAGCGTGTCTCCCCCGGGATCAGGAGCCACCACGCTGACCTGCAGTCACCACACTGACCAAGCTGTCATCACCACTTCAGCACAGACAAGAACGGGCTCTCCTCAGAACCCACTCTCCATCAACAACGACCCTAACTATCTGAAGTTTGGAGTTAATGCCATCCTAGCACCAGAAACGAGAAACG CATCGTGTACACCTTCAATGCATCATGCCATGCACGGGAAAACCTTCCCTCTGCCATATTTTGACGGATCGTTTCACCCCTTCCTCAGAGCATCCTATTTTCCAG CATCGTCTTCAGTGGTTCCTATCCCTGGTACCTTTTCATGGCCGCTGGCTGCAAGAGGAAAGCCCAGGAGAGGGATGCTCCGACGGGCAGTGTTCTCTGATGTCCAGCGCAAAGCCCTGGAGAAAATGTTTCAGAAACAGAAATACATCAGCAAACCAGACAGAAAGAAGCTGGCTGCAAAACTTGGGCTAAAAGACTCACAG GTGAAAATATGGTTCCAAAACCGAAGAATGAAATGGCGCAATTCCAAAGAGAGGGAGTTGTTGTCGTCCGGAGGTTGCCGGGAACAAACCCTTCCAACTAAAATGAACCCCCACCCGGACCTCAGTGACGTCGGGAAGAAGTCCtgtgaggaggaggtggatgCGTTCAGGCGGGACAGCCCGCGCTCAGCCTTCTGCCGCTCGCCATCAGAGCGCGAACTTTTGAACAGTGTGGAGTCGCACCTCTCTTCGCCTTGCAACTCCAGCAAGCACTCCGACTTCTCAGAATCAGAGGATGAAGAGATTACAGTGTCTTAG